From a single Desulfuromonadaceae bacterium genomic region:
- a CDS encoding ABC transporter ATP-binding protein, producing the protein MIDVEFRNISKTYNPGLFKKKVLAVDQLNLRIPQGQVFGLIGPNGAGKSTTIRMLLGLIRPSQGTILFRGAPLDITTMQHEVGYLPENPYLYDHLTLRELLAFCGTTSGLSRTVTTQRGDALLQRLELTAAAKRPLRSFSKGMLQRAGICFALLHDPALVILDEPMSGLDPLGRKMVFDLVMELKERGKTIFFCSHILSDVERLCDRIGIMVGGRLVDEISAADFAQQLKATVALELDGCSVALRDRLTPLVEAVEVKNERHTVTLLPGNLYPVIELISEHGATVVSCQSAQVPLESHFFRVVKGAAQ; encoded by the coding sequence CAACTCAACCTGCGCATCCCTCAGGGGCAGGTTTTTGGTCTGATCGGCCCCAACGGGGCCGGCAAGAGCACCACCATTCGCATGTTGCTCGGCTTGATTCGCCCCAGCCAGGGCACCATTCTGTTTCGGGGTGCGCCGCTCGATATCACCACCATGCAGCACGAAGTCGGCTATCTGCCGGAAAATCCCTATCTCTACGATCACCTCACCCTGCGCGAACTGCTGGCCTTTTGCGGCACGACCTCCGGGCTGAGTCGCACCGTGACAACCCAACGCGGCGACGCGCTCCTGCAACGGCTGGAGTTGACCGCTGCGGCAAAACGACCGTTGCGCAGTTTTTCCAAGGGGATGCTGCAACGTGCCGGCATCTGCTTTGCACTGTTGCACGATCCGGCGCTGGTGATTCTTGATGAACCGATGTCCGGGCTTGACCCGCTGGGCCGAAAAATGGTTTTTGATCTGGTGATGGAACTCAAAGAACGGGGCAAAACGATTTTCTTTTGTTCGCACATTCTCAGTGATGTCGAGCGGCTTTGTGATCGCATCGGCATCATGGTTGGTGGCAGGCTGGTCGATGAAATTAGCGCAGCAGACTTTGCGCAACAGTTAAAAGCCACCGTTGCTCTGGAGCTGGACGGATGTTCGGTCGCACTCCGTGACCGGTTGACCCCGCTGGTTGAAGCGGTTGAGGTCAAGAATGAGCGGCATACGGTCACTCTGTTGCCGGGCAACCTGTATCCGGTGATTGAATTGATCAGCGAGCACGGTGCCACGGTTGTCTCCTGTCAGTCCGCTCAGGTGCCGCTGGAGAGTCACTTTTTTCGCGTCGTCAAGGGGGCAGCCCAATGA